The following proteins are co-located in the Bacteroidota bacterium genome:
- a CDS encoding type II toxin-antitoxin system HigB family toxin, with amino-acid sequence MRIFSKSTLCSFYEKHGDCKEQLLTWYKVTCKAQWKNFNDVKKYFNSVDCVRDSLLVFNIKGNKYRLVVDFNFRLQWAFITFIGTHADYDKRNFNT; translated from the coding sequence ATGAGGATTTTTAGCAAAAGTACATTGTGCAGTTTTTATGAAAAACACGGAGATTGCAAGGAGCAACTTCTGACATGGTATAAAGTTACATGCAAAGCTCAGTGGAAAAATTTCAATGATGTTAAAAAGTATTTCAATTCCGTAGATTGTGTAAGGGATAGCCTGTTGGTTTTTAATATAAAAGGGAATAAGTACCGGCTGGTTGTAGATTTTAATTTCAGGCTTCAATGGGCTTTTATAACTTTTATAGGCACGCATGCTGATTATGATAAAAGAAATTTTAATACATAA